In Actinomycetota bacterium, the following are encoded in one genomic region:
- a CDS encoding TraR/DksA C4-type zinc finger protein has protein sequence MAQTKLTAKEIGDLKGRLEEERVELRDQLATIEEEAFAATQSELAGDVGLDDESADAGTATFEREKDLSIENNVRDLLAKIDRALRRIDDGSYGTCDRCGKPIEKARIKALPYVDLCIKDAQAQSRR, from the coding sequence ATGGCCCAGACCAAGCTCACCGCCAAGGAGATCGGCGACCTCAAGGGACGCCTCGAAGAGGAACGGGTCGAGCTGCGCGATCAGCTCGCCACGATCGAGGAGGAAGCCTTCGCGGCCACCCAGTCCGAGCTCGCGGGCGACGTGGGCCTCGACGACGAGTCGGCCGATGCGGGGACGGCGACGTTCGAGCGCGAGAAGGACCTGTCCATCGAGAACAACGTGCGGGACCTGCTGGCCAAGATCGATCGTGCGCTCAGGCGCATCGACGACGGCAGCTACGGCACGTGCGATCGATGCGGGAAGCCGATCGAGAAGGCGCGCATCAAGGCGCTGCCCTACGTCGACCTCTGCATCAAGGACGCGCAGGCGCAGTCGCGCCGGTAA